A stretch of Raphanus sativus cultivar WK10039 unplaced genomic scaffold, ASM80110v3 Scaffold0380, whole genome shotgun sequence DNA encodes these proteins:
- the LOC130502014 gene encoding uncharacterized protein LOC130502014, whose amino-acid sequence MHDGYTNKHTFEHNGKKTVLVPLTPKEVHEDQLQLQKKKKIDLKPDQSKQHNLYAKTGEIKRILYSQNSFVLLRFKENLLTVANKTPDYPSELSSLLQEYKDIFPEDNPIGLPPIRGIEHQIDFVPGATLPNRPSYRTNPVETKELQKQVEELMEKGHIRESMSPCAVPVLLVPKKD is encoded by the coding sequence ATGCATGATGGTTATACTAACAAGCACACCTTTGAGCATAATGGCAAGAAAACCGTGCTGGTGCCTCTAACTCCCAAAGAGGTTCATGAAGATCAACTTCAActtcagaaaaagaagaagatcgatCTCAAGCCTGATCAAAGCAAGCAACACAATCTCTATGCCAAAACAGGGGAGATCAAAAGAATTCTCTACTCTcaaaattcttttgttttactcaGGTTTAAAGAAAACCTTCTAACTGTTGCTAATAAAACACCGGATTATCCGAGTGAACTATcttctcttttgcaggaatacaaagatatctttccagaagacaaTCCAATTGGGTTACCTCCAAttcgtgggattgagcatcaaaTAGATTTTGTTCCTGGAGCTACACTTCCAAACCGGCCATCTTACAGGACCAACCCTGTTGAAACTAAAGAACTACAAAAGCAAGTGGAGGAGCTTATGGAAAAGGGACATATCAGAGaaagcatgagtccttgtgccgTTCCAGTGCTTCTTGTGCCAAAAAAAGATG